In Vicia villosa cultivar HV-30 ecotype Madison, WI unplaced genomic scaffold, Vvil1.0 ctg.000477F_1_1_3, whole genome shotgun sequence, a single window of DNA contains:
- the LOC131628779 gene encoding pentatricopeptide repeat-containing protein At2g30100, chloroplastic-like — protein sequence MAYVQGFTPTLKLGFVFSSVISPKQRHPLVFPSSKCRFSLKFNDGSFKFQNPLFVSAKPIKGTKSVELDRFVTSDDEEEEEMGDGFLEAIEELERMTREPSDVLEEMNDRLSARELQLVLVYFSQDGRDSWCALEVFDWLRKENRVDKETMELMVAIMCGWVRKLIEEKSGVGDVVDLLVDMDCVGLRPGFSMIEKVVSLYWDMGEKEGAALFVEEVLRRGVSWNEEDPQGHKGGPTGYLAWKMMAEGDYRGAIRLVIRFREAGLKPEIYSYLVAMSAVVKELNEFAKALRKLKSFSRAGLITEFDREDVELAENYQSELLADGARLSKWVIQDGSPSLHGVIHERLLAMYICAGRGIEAEQQLWKMKLVGKEADGGLYDIVLAICASQKEDTATARLMMRLEVASPPQKKKSLSWLLRGYIKGGHFNEAAETLMKMLELGFYPEYLDRVAVVQGLRKRIHQYGNLDAYIKLCKSLSEANLIGPCIVYLYTRKYKLWVVKMV from the exons ATGGCTTATGTACAAGGGTTTACTCCAACCTTGAAATTGGGTTTTGTGTTTTCTTCAGTTATTTCGCCTAAACAGAGACACCCTTTGGTTTTCCCTTCATCAAAGTGTAGATTTTCCCTCAAATTCAATGATGGGTCATTCAAATTTCAGAATCCTTTGTTTGTGTCTGCAAAACCCATTAAGGGAACAAAATCGGTGGAGCTTGACCGGTTTGTGACCAGTGATgatgaagaggaggaagaaatgggAGATGGGTTCTTGGAAGCAATAGAGGAGCTTGAGAGGATGACTAGAGAGCCTTCTGATGTTCTGGAGGAGATGAACGATCGTCTCTCGGCTAGAGAGCTTCAGCTTGTGTTGGTTTATTTCTCTCAAGATGGGAGAGATTCTTGGTGTGCTTTGGAGGTTTTTGATTGGTTGAGGAAAGAGAATAGGGTGGATAAAGAGACTATGGAGTTGATGGTTGCTATTATGTGTGGTTGGGTGAGGAAGTTGATTGAGGAAAAGAGTGGTGTTGGTGATGTTGTTGACCTTCTTGTTGATATGGATTGTGTTGGGTTGAGGCCTGGTTTTAGTATGATTGAGAAGGTTGTTTCTTTGTATTGGGATATGGGGGAGAAAGAAGGGGCGGCTTTGTTTGTGGAAGAGGTTTTGAGGCGGGGAGTTTCTTGGAATGAGGAGGATCCTCAAGGGCATAAAGGAGGGCCAACTGGGTATCTTGCTTGGAAGATGATG GCTGAGGGTGACTACCGTGGGGCTATTAGATTGGTAATTCGTTTTAGAGAAGCCGGCTTGAAGCCTGAGATCTACAGTTACCTTGTTGCAATGTCTGCCGTAGTTAAGGAGCTCAACGAGTTTGCCAAAGCTCTACGAAAGTTGAAAAGTTTCTCTAGGGCCGGGCTGATTACCGAATTCGACCGAGAAGATGTTGAGCTAGCAGAGAACTACCAATCAGAACTTCTAGCCGACGGAGCTCGCTTATCCAAATGGGTGATTCAAGACGGCAGTCCATCACTTCACGGAGTTATTCACGAAAGGCTCCTCGCAATGTACATTTGCGCCGGCCGTGGAATCGAAGCCGAGCAACAATTATGGAAAATGAAACTCGTCGGCAAAGAAGCCGACGGAGGTCTCTACGACATCGTTCTAGCCATATGCGCTTCTCAGAAAGAGGACACAGCGACAGCAAGGCTAATGATGCGGTTGGAAGTAGCGAGCCCGCCGCAGAAGAAGAAAAGTTTGTCATGGTTGTTAAGAGGCTATATTAAAGGTGGCCATTTCAATGAAGCAGCAGAAACTCTGATGAAAATGCTTGAGTTGGGATTTTATCCTGAATATTTGGATAGAGTTGCTGTTGTTCAAGGTTTGAGGAAAAGGATTCATCAATATGGAAATTTAGATGCTTATATTAAGCTTTGTAAGTCACTTTCTGAAGCAAATCTTATAGGACCTTGTATTGTGTATTTGTATACAAGGAAATATAAGCTTTGGGTTGTGAAAATGGTGTAA
- the LOC131628770 gene encoding uncharacterized protein LOC131628770: MAPPKPPNPSSKDILEEALQMSSLHLNNAMAETQEQMDVRFAQVHEDIAKQVGQLHTRLENDKIEEESKYQALMAALQKISLQKELQPAIPTHSAQAGGSTSEWLFQADQFFSFYNLPPENRLSLISFYMKGDALGWFKWMHQNHLLTDWISFTRALELRFGPSTFENHQAELFKLKQTGSVMEYQTKFEQLGNQVVGLPPLAILNCFISGLNTEIQHELAIQKPTSISQAIGLAKLIESKLNESKQKFIKPYSTTYPKQISTPPNTQNFKPPPLSNQPTNAMQKNPTPQQPRFPIRKLTQAQLQERRAQGLCFNCDEKFITGHKCSTNRFFILLADEEGVMPEPECVNMEEHSLETELNDTYFQLSPQALTGHYHPQTLKFKGKIHGLSVMVLVDTGSTHNIMQPRIAQHLNLHTTPINQFSVMVGNGSHLQCEGICSNVQILLQNKPFTLPFYLLPIEGADIVLGMAWLRTLGPIQADFSIPSLTFQHQNTPLTLTGDTSSTPTNTTFNQLRHLIHIDAIASFHLLLMEPIHNLSHSTIPTPSNSPNKKPFPAPLTKLLTRFQSIFQQPKGLPPSRQHDHHINLLPNTPPINVKPYRYPHTKKEAMTKMIQDMLQEGTIRPSTSPFSSPVLLVKKKDGTWRFCVDYRALNAVTVKDRFPIPTIDELLDELNTASIFSKIDLCSGYHQIRLASEDTHKTAFRTFDGHYEFLVMPFGLTNGPTTFQSAMNDLLRPFLRKFVLVFFDDILIYSANFQDHLTHLQVIFELLAEQHFFVKLSKCVFAASQIEYLGHIISKGGVAPDSEKVKAILDWPTPRSLTTLRGFLGLTGFYRRFVKGYATLAAPLTDLLRSTTFKWSTEAAKAFTELKAKMTDMPVLALPDFTKEFTVETDASGVAIGAVLSQEGHPIAFFSKKMCPRMQSSSVYVREMFAITESVKKWRQYLIGQRFHIFTDQKSLRNLLLQRIQTPEQERWTAKLQGFDFEISYKPGKSNCVADALSRKFEPAPATFFALSSPLPDLLQTLKLFYKHDTVGQNFTQLVNQNNQNDYSMNQGLLYYKNRLFIPEIADLRKQVVREFHQTPTAGHSGVRATLARLSSSFCWPGMYLEVKNMVKQCSICQLNKYDTQKKKGLLQPLPIPNKVWEEITMDFITHLPSSYGHTAIWVICDRLTKYVHFIPLPTHFSAKDLANRFTVEIFRLHGNPKTIVSDRDPLFLSKFWKEFFKNQGTHLQYSTAYHPETDGQTEVVNRSVETYLRCFAGEHPRTWHKFLHLAEYWYNTTFHSAIQMSPFKALYGRDPPNILDYVKQTVSDGTLELTLQQHQQILSELKIHLKKSRIAMEKQANTKRRNVTFVEGDWVLLKLQPYRQTTVQHRSSQKLAQRYFGPFRVIKRTGTVNYLLDLPSSSRIHPIVHVSLLKAYHGVQPPTEGHRLPLPDFIDFERTTDLQKEEDNKTRLLQGSKWGNKSCPEYTHTIPSQKLQAGATDGRMKDKKGEGRTQKEKEVFKEKEFGVSQNPHLGQNEQTAVLSNTNESARDMGTLTLKDSHAKQVLSVPNTTQHANRQMTATSPPLLRSPRSKMQASCIPLSQFKSQPLSHVTASDTQRHKAQDNFTQDSRRPLSLQPASSPSITISPSVLLPSHAIQPAVPLDISLPQTSTANCQMDQHIGLPPNGLQKYSSKLNLEDKVLIGPGSNVRPTRIKKKPFWLNEFYN; the protein is encoded by the exons ATGGCTCCTCCAAAGCCACCAAACCCATCTTCTAAAGATATTTTAGAAGAAGCTTTACAAATGTCCTCATTACACTTAAATAATGCTATGGCTGAAACACAAGAGCAAATGGATGTAAGATTTGCTCAAGTTCATGAAGATATTGCCAAACAAGTGGGTCAGCTTCATACAAGGTTAGAGAATGACAAAATTGAGGAAGAGTCAAAATACCAAGCTCTTATGGCAGCTCTGCAGAAAATTTCCCTTCAAAAAGAACTACAACCTGCTATTCCTACTCATTCTGCACAGGCTGGTGGCAGCACATCAG AATGGTTATTTCAGGCTGATcagttttttagtttttataaccTCCCACCAGAAAATCGTTTATCTTTGATTTCTTTTTATATGAAGGGTGATGCATTAGGGTGGTTTAAATGGATGCATCAGAATCATTTGTTAACAGATTGGATTTCTTTCACAAGAGCATTAGAATTACGTTTTGGTCCCTCTACTTTTGAAAACCATCAAGctgaattatttaaattaaagcaAACAGGGTCTGTTATGGAATACCAAACAAAATTTGAACAGCTTGGAAATCAAGTGGTGGGACTACCACCGTTGGCAATTTTAAACTGTTTTATTTCGGGGCTGAACACAGAAATCCAGCATGAATTAGCCATCCAAAAACCCACATCTATTTCCCAGGCCATTGGACTTGCAAAATTAATTGAGTCTAAACTCAATGAATCCAAACAAAAGTTCATCAAACCATACTCAACTACTTATCCAAAACAAATTTCTACACCCCCAAACACCCAGAATTTTAAACCACCACCCCTTTCAAATCAGCCCACTAATGCCATGCAAAAAAACCCCACCCCACAACAACCCAGATTCCCTATCCGAAAACTCACCCAGGCCCAACTTCAGGAGAGACGAGCCCAAGGCCTTTGTTTCAATTGTGATGAAAAATTCATCACCGGACATAAATGTTCTACAAATAGATTTTTCATACTATTGGCTGACGAAGAAGGAGTGATGCCTGAACCAGAATGTGTAAACATGGAGGAACATTCTTTAGAGACAGAATTAAATGACACTTATTTTCAACTATCCCCCCAAGCTCTAACAGGTCACTATCATCCACAAACACTAAAATTCAAAGGGAAAATCCATGGTTTATCCGTGATGGTTTTAGTTGACACGGGTAGCACTCACAACATTATGCAGCCTCGCATTGCTCAACACTTAAACTTACATACCACCCCAATCAACCAATTCTCGGTTATGGTTGGAAACGGTTCTCACCTTCAATGTGAGGGAATTTGCAGCAATGTTCAAATCCTACTTCAAAATAAACCCTTCACCTTGCCCTTTTATTTATTACCTATCGAGGGTGCTGATATTGTTTTAGGAATGGCTTGGCTTCGAACCCTTGGCCCAATACAAGCAGATTTTTCAATTCCCTCCCTCACCTTTCAACATCAAAACACACCCCTAACCCTCACAGGCGACACCAGCTCAACACCCACAAATACGACTTTCAACCAACTCCGCCATCTTATTCATATTGATGCCATTGCGTCTTTCCACTTATTACTCATGGAACCCATCCACAACCTATCTCATTCAACTATACCCACACCTTCGAACTCACCTAACAAAAAACCCTTTCCTGCCCCACTTACCAAACTTCTAACTAGATTTCAATCTATTTTCCAACAACCAAAAGGCCTACCCCCATCTCGCCAGCATGACCATCACATAAATCTCTTACCAAATACACCACCTATCAATGTGAAACCTTACCGTTACCCACATACAAAAAAAGAGGCCATGACAAAAATGATACAAGATATGTTACAAGAAGGAACAATCAGACCTAGCACTAGCCCTTTCTCATCCCCGGTGTTATTGGTCAAAAAGAAAGATGGAACTTGGAGATTTTGTGTGGATTATAGAGCATTAAATGCAGTGACAGTAAAAGACAGATTTCCCATTCCCACTATTGATGAGCTACTAGATGAACTTAATACAGCTtccattttttccaagatagacTTGTGTTCAGGATACCATCAGATCAGATTAGCATCAGAAGACACGCATAAAACAGCTTTTCGGACTTTTGATGGGCATTACGAATTCCTTGTAATGCCTTTCGGCCTCACTAATGGGCCAACTACCTTTCAATCAGCTATGAATGACTTACTCCGCCCCTTCCTAAGAAAATTCGTACTAGTTTtctttgatgatattttaatttacagTGCTAATTTTCAGGATCATCTAACACATTTGCAGGTCATTTTTGAGTTATTAGCAGAGCAACATTTTTTTGTGAAACTATCTAAATGTGTTTTTGCAGCAAGTCAGATTGAGTATTTGGGACACATTATTTCCAAAGGCGGAGTAGCTCCGGATTCGGAAAAGGTGAAAGCCATATTGGATTGGCCAACACCACGTTCACTCACGACACTCAGAGGTTTCTTAGGCCTTACCGGTTTTTATCGCAGATTTGTTAAAGGTTACGCCACACTCGCCGCTCCCCTCACCGATTTGTTGCGTTCCACTACTTTCAAATGGAGTACAGAGGCAGCTAAGGCCTTTACAGAATTGAAAGCAAAAATGACCGACATGCCGGTTCTTGCTCTACCGGATTTTACAAAAGAATTTACAGTTGAAACCGACGCTTCTGGTGTGGCCATTGGTGCGGTTCTTTCTCAGGAGGGTCATCCTATTGCATTCTTCAGTAAAAAGATGTGCCCACGGATGCAATCATCGTCAGTGTACGTTAGGGAAATGTTCGCCATCACCGAATCTGTCAAGAAATGGCGTCAGTACCTCATTGGTCAACGGTTTCATATATTTACAGATCAAAAGAGCCTCAGAAATCTGTTGCTTCAACGCATTCAGACACCGGAACAAGAAAGATGGACAGCAAAATTGCAAGGGTTTGATTTCGAGATCTCATACAAACCTGGAAAATCGAATTGTGTTGCGGATGCGTTAAGCAGAAAGTTCGAACCGGCACCAGCAACATTTTTTGCCCTCTCATCTCCACTTCCAGACTTACTGCAAACCTTGAAGCTGTTTTACAAACATGATACGGTGGGTCAGAATTTCACTCAGTTAGTCAATCAAAATAATCAAAACGATTACAGTATGAACCAAGGTTTATTGTACTACAAAAACAGACTCTTCATACCAGAAATTGCAGATTTGCGAAAGCAAGTTGTACGAGAGTTTCATCAGACACCAACAGCAGGTCATTCCGGCGTCAGAGCTACTTTAGCCAGATTGAGTTCTTCATTTTGTTGGCCAGGCATGTACCTCGAAGTGAAAAACATGGTTAAACAATGTTCTATATGCCAGCTTAATAAATATGACACACAGAAAAAGAAAGGTTTGCTGCAACCTTTACCGATTCCGAACAAAGTATGGGAAGAAATCACAATGGATTTTATTACACACTTACCTAGTTCTTACGGTCACACGGCCATTTGGGTAATTTGTGATAGACTGACAAAATACGTTCACTTCATTCCTCTACCAACCCATTTCTCAGCAAAAGATTTGGCTAACAGGTTCACAGTGGAGATTTTTCGATTGCACGGAAACCCTAAAACAATAGTCTCTGACAGAGACCCTTTGTTCTTGAGCAAGTTTTGGAAAGAGTTCTTCAAGAACCAAGGGACACACCTGCAATATAGTACGGCTTATCATCCAGAAACAGACGGGCAAACGGAAGTAGTAAATCGCTCAGTTGAAACATACTTACGCTGTTTTGCTGGAGAGCATCCTCGCACTTGGCATAAGTTCCTCCATTTGGCAGAATACTGGTATAACACGACGTTTCATTCAGCAATACAGATGTCTCCTTTCAAAGCGCTCTATGGCCGTGACCCTCCAAACATCTTAGACTATGTCAAGCAGACGGTTTCGGATGGCACTCTGGAATTAACACTACAACAACATCAACAGATTCTGAGTGAGTTAAAAATCCACTTGAAGAAGAGTAGAATAGCGATGGAGAAACAAGCGAATACGAAGCGAAGAAATGTTACCTTTGTGGAAGGAGACTGGGTCCTGTTGAAACTACAACCGTATCGTCAGACCACGGTTCAACATCGCTCATCTCAGAAACTTGCACAACGATATTTCGGTCCTTTTCGCGTGATCAAACGAACAGGAACCGTCAACTATCTCTTGGATCTACCCTCTTCCTCTCGCATCCACCCTATCGTCCACGTATCTCTGTTGAAAGCATACCATGGTGTCCAACCACCGACTGAAGGTCACCGTCTTCCATTACCAGACTTCATCGACTTTGAGCGCACCACAGATCTGCAAAAAGAAGAAGACAACAAGACAAGGTTACTACAAGGTAGCAAATGGGGAAACAAATCTTGTCCAGAATACACTCACACCATACCGTCGCAGAAACTACAAGCCGGAGCCACCGATGGAAGGATGAAAGACAAAAAGGGAGAAGGGAGaactcaaaaagaaaaagaagttttCAAAGAAAAAGAGTTTGGGGTCTCACAGAATCCGCATCTTGGACAAAATGAACAAACTGCGGTGTTAAGTAATACAAATGAAAGTGCAAGAGACATGGGTACTTTAACTCTGAAAGATTCTCACGCCAAACAAGTACTTTCGGTTCCCAACACAACCCAACATGCAAACCGCCAGATGACTGCCACGTCTCCACCTTTGCTGCGATCTCCACGGTCCAAGATGCAAGCCAGCTGTATTCCTCTTTCTCAATTTAAATCTCAACCACTTTCCCACGTGACTGCCTCGGATACccaaaggcacaaggctcaagaCAACTTTACCCAGGATTCGCGCAGACCCTTATCTCTTCAGCCAGCATCCTCACCGTCCATCACGATTTCTCCATCTGTTCTGCTGCCTTCGCACGCTATCCAACCAGCAGTGCCTCTAGACATTTCTCTTCCACAGACTTCAACGGCTAATTGCCAAATGGATCAGCATATTGGGCTTCCTCCAAATGGGCTTCAGAAGTATTCTTCCAAgttgaaccttgaggacaaggttctcaTTGGGCCCGGGAGTAATGTTAGGCCAACCAGAATTAAAAAGAAACCTTTTTGGCTGAatgaattttataattaa